From a region of the SAR324 cluster bacterium genome:
- a CDS encoding DnaJ domain-containing protein: MSLNKYVFSWITAIGLCLLSAMSTTAETPTTFLQTVQEIKLPASASLAISYDESLIAAGLVINGKTEIYLYDRQTAKEISHFKSRGENFQFLTFAPYLQQLVLAHQNKIQIWNIDAISVSSQPVDPVSHQVFEYQGSHIARPSFNFPDKSLRWIDDLNFHELQTNTPQSRVILKSEMPASGFAYSPEQQLLAVFFPHNNRILTYAPYQSDKLAEIDYHHFPVVGAYFVRPNILLSLDSENNLVWGHVKSRIKIHQISANLKDEQALGLYPVYDDKIMVITTRNKSNEFSAYIIKKDGQILNKLALAHANALAVSPTGKYIVTVTPEQKMVVSSTVTHEDPKDYIRKLQLAGANETARRYRNHLDELPDILPIPATTLTNNQLSSLLDSLNAAEIAGQWQEAQRWVDDILVLSPQHPEAMDALQRIKEHQDQILMEQAQTAMKNADSQQAIQLFQQVPEQSKFYSEARQQIEFIEKESQIELKIQSAQKWMRSSNWTVAKNLLNDALKLAPEHPQALSLLDEVETHDQQNLAWDILTTMVALSILAGAGIFAYRSRHLWIHRFKMEPDDDEPKLKPPLHTKIKQQQATSQKPLGNPKHYEETWSKTMEFLKLAQKADIHQKYGTQFLDFEAELRIIQKKASSPNANYNQLTSQTLFILQTLRSFKFEKQQQEQKKEDPPPKMEKNSESIKPDYYEILGVPKSASADDIKKAFYKKLKEYHPDRHQSSDFEWVKQQAEQMTLQIKNAYEVLSNQETRKKYDLRRQS, from the coding sequence ATGTCTCTCAATAAATATGTGTTCTCATGGATTACCGCTATTGGACTTTGCTTGTTATCGGCCATGTCCACAACAGCGGAAACCCCGACAACTTTTCTCCAGACAGTTCAGGAGATCAAATTACCTGCTTCTGCTTCGCTTGCGATCAGCTATGATGAGTCGCTTATAGCCGCAGGACTGGTCATCAATGGCAAGACCGAAATATATCTTTATGATCGCCAAACCGCTAAAGAAATTTCTCATTTCAAATCCCGTGGTGAAAATTTTCAGTTTTTAACTTTTGCTCCCTATCTACAGCAACTGGTATTGGCTCATCAAAACAAGATCCAGATATGGAACATCGATGCGATTTCTGTTTCTTCCCAGCCTGTTGATCCAGTTAGTCATCAAGTTTTTGAGTATCAGGGATCCCACATAGCCCGCCCGTCTTTCAATTTTCCTGATAAATCACTGAGGTGGATTGATGACTTGAATTTTCATGAACTCCAGACAAACACACCGCAATCACGTGTAATTTTAAAAAGTGAAATGCCAGCTTCCGGATTTGCTTATTCTCCGGAACAACAACTATTGGCCGTGTTCTTTCCCCATAACAACCGAATTCTAACCTACGCCCCCTATCAATCAGACAAACTGGCAGAAATTGATTATCATCATTTTCCTGTCGTTGGCGCTTACTTTGTGCGCCCAAATATTCTGCTGTCCCTCGATAGTGAAAACAATCTTGTATGGGGACATGTGAAAAGTAGAATTAAAATCCATCAGATTTCAGCCAATCTGAAAGATGAGCAGGCTTTGGGACTGTATCCTGTTTATGACGATAAAATCATGGTGATCACAACCAGGAATAAATCCAATGAATTTTCTGCTTATATTATCAAAAAAGATGGGCAGATTTTGAATAAACTGGCTTTGGCGCACGCCAATGCTCTGGCTGTGAGTCCAACAGGAAAATATATTGTGACCGTTACACCTGAGCAAAAAATGGTGGTATCTTCCACAGTCACACATGAAGATCCCAAAGATTATATTCGGAAACTTCAATTAGCGGGCGCCAATGAAACAGCCCGGAGATACCGTAACCATCTGGATGAACTTCCTGACATTCTGCCTATTCCCGCAACAACCTTGACCAACAACCAATTATCATCCTTACTGGACAGCCTCAATGCGGCTGAAATCGCAGGACAATGGCAGGAAGCCCAACGTTGGGTTGATGATATTCTGGTTCTATCCCCTCAACATCCTGAAGCGATGGACGCACTTCAACGAATTAAAGAGCATCAGGATCAGATTTTAATGGAACAGGCTCAAACAGCCATGAAGAACGCCGATTCCCAGCAGGCAATTCAATTATTTCAACAGGTACCGGAACAAAGTAAGTTTTACAGTGAGGCCAGGCAACAAATTGAGTTCATTGAAAAAGAATCACAAATTGAACTGAAAATCCAGAGTGCTCAAAAGTGGATGCGTTCCAGCAACTGGACTGTGGCAAAAAATTTGCTCAATGATGCGCTGAAACTCGCACCTGAACACCCTCAGGCTCTTTCATTGCTTGATGAGGTGGAAACCCATGACCAGCAAAATCTTGCATGGGATATTTTGACCACTATGGTGGCACTTTCAATCCTTGCAGGAGCAGGAATATTTGCCTATCGATCCCGACATTTGTGGATACACCGGTTCAAAATGGAGCCGGATGACGATGAACCCAAACTCAAACCGCCATTGCATACAAAAATTAAACAACAACAAGCGACCTCACAAAAACCCCTTGGTAATCCTAAACACTATGAGGAGACTTGGTCCAAAACCATGGAATTTCTTAAACTGGCACAAAAAGCGGACATTCATCAAAAATATGGCACACAGTTCCTGGATTTCGAGGCTGAATTACGCATTATTCAAAAAAAAGCGTCATCTCCCAACGCAAATTATAATCAACTCACCTCACAAACTTTGTTTATTTTGCAGACTCTCCGGAGTTTTAAATTTGAAAAACAACAGCAGGAACAAAAAAAAGAAGATCCTCCCCCGAAAATGGAAAAGAATTCAGAAAGCATTAAACCTGATTACTATGAAATTCTCGGAGTTCCAAAATCTGCCAGTGCAGATGACATTAAAAAAGCTTTCTATAAAAAACTGAAAGAGTATCATCCTGATCGTCATCAAAGTTCGGATTTTGAATGGGTAAAACAGCAGGCAGAGCAGATGACACTACAGATTAAAAATGCGTATGAAGTGTTGTCTAACCAGGAAACACGCAAGAAATATGATCTTCGCAGACAATCATAA
- a CDS encoding SDR family oxidoreductase: protein MKRVLVTGGAGFIGSFLCDRLIDDGHEVICLDNFYTGQKRNIAHLLDNPQFELIRHDVVEPILLEVDWIFNFACPASPVHYQYNPVKTIKTSIMGAINMLGLAKRVKARILQASTSEIYGDPEIHPQTENYWGSVNPIGIRSCYDEGKRVAETLMMDYHRQNHVDTKIVRIFNTYGPRMHLEDGRVVSNFIVAALKGQPLVLHGDGEQTRSFSYVSDLVEVIMRMMNKDNFTGPVNIGNPGEFTMMELARKVINLTNSKSVIEQIDRRQDDPTRRKPDISLAKKELGWEPIVSLDEGLKHTIAYFDRILSST, encoded by the coding sequence ATGAAACGCGTATTAGTCACTGGTGGTGCGGGATTTATCGGATCATTTTTATGTGACCGCTTAATTGACGATGGGCATGAAGTGATTTGCCTGGATAATTTTTACACAGGACAAAAACGAAACATCGCTCACTTGCTCGACAACCCCCAATTTGAACTGATTCGTCATGATGTGGTTGAACCAATTCTGTTGGAAGTTGACTGGATCTTTAATTTTGCATGCCCGGCGTCACCCGTACATTACCAATACAATCCCGTCAAAACGATTAAAACCAGCATCATGGGTGCAATCAATATGCTTGGACTCGCTAAACGGGTAAAAGCCAGGATACTTCAAGCATCCACATCAGAAATTTATGGAGATCCAGAAATCCATCCCCAAACTGAAAACTACTGGGGGTCTGTCAATCCCATTGGAATCAGGAGTTGTTATGACGAAGGGAAGAGAGTCGCAGAAACTCTTATGATGGATTATCATCGACAAAATCATGTGGATACAAAAATTGTCCGTATTTTTAACACTTATGGTCCACGTATGCATCTTGAAGATGGCAGGGTCGTCAGTAATTTTATTGTTGCCGCCTTGAAAGGGCAACCTTTGGTGCTTCACGGTGATGGTGAACAAACTCGATCTTTTTCATATGTTTCTGATCTGGTAGAAGTTATCATGCGCATGATGAACAAGGACAATTTTACTGGACCTGTCAATATCGGTAATCCTGGAGAATTCACTATGATGGAATTGGCCCGAAAAGTCATCAACTTGACCAATTCAAAATCTGTGATTGAACAAATTGACCGGCGTCAGGATGACCCGACGCGAAGGAAACCTGATATTTCCCTCGCAAAAAAAGAACTTGGCTGGGAACCAATAGTTTCTCTGGATGAGGGCTTGAAACACACCATTGCTTATTTTGATCGCATTCTCAGCAGTACATAA
- a CDS encoding glycosyltransferase, which translates to MQPDITVLIPNYNGAHYILRALKSLSQQTYQNFLIYVVDDGSKDNSVDLVRHSEIVLPHLEIFEYANAGITSNWNRSVDLVKTPFFTLLHFDDEYEPTYLETMRSLILKYPDAALAHCPAITINEKSEPVNSPVELYKQNKYFRQQEIYHSPEFEFSKLLTGAYINCPSVFFRKKMVDVIGGFNPAYGQVQDWEYWFRVLFHGYRICATATPVFRYRRHNANASQTNSKSLMRYKEEKQLLDWAHREGVMRNWVHHEKIDYTIIQKTVILDISYDLINKLNHDAQKKLVFLQELPAGYKNSIICDFLKTMILLGPVGGKLLQTMINTAVSLTRFLPFQNT; encoded by the coding sequence ATGCAACCAGACATCACTGTATTGATTCCTAATTATAATGGTGCACATTATATACTTCGTGCACTTAAAAGTCTGAGCCAGCAAACATATCAAAATTTTTTAATATATGTGGTGGACGATGGTTCTAAGGATAATTCTGTAGATCTAGTTCGTCATTCTGAAATTGTATTGCCTCATCTTGAGATCTTTGAATACGCCAATGCAGGAATTACCTCAAACTGGAACAGATCCGTGGATTTGGTCAAAACACCATTTTTCACACTTCTGCACTTTGATGATGAATATGAACCCACATATCTGGAAACAATGAGAAGTCTCATCCTTAAATATCCAGACGCAGCCCTTGCTCATTGTCCAGCCATCACAATCAACGAAAAATCGGAACCTGTAAATTCGCCTGTTGAACTCTATAAACAAAATAAATATTTTCGCCAACAAGAAATTTATCATTCTCCTGAATTTGAATTTTCCAAATTATTAACAGGAGCTTACATTAATTGCCCCAGTGTTTTTTTTAGAAAAAAAATGGTTGATGTGATAGGAGGCTTTAATCCTGCATACGGACAAGTACAGGATTGGGAGTACTGGTTTCGTGTATTATTCCATGGATATCGTATCTGTGCGACGGCTACACCCGTCTTTCGATATCGAAGACACAATGCAAATGCTTCTCAAACAAACAGCAAATCATTGATGCGATATAAAGAAGAAAAGCAACTTCTGGATTGGGCACACCGTGAAGGAGTAATGCGGAACTGGGTCCATCATGAAAAAATTGATTATACCATTATTCAAAAAACGGTCATTTTGGATATCAGCTACGATTTGATCAACAAACTGAATCATGATGCACAAAAAAAATTGGTATTTCTGCAGGAACTTCCTGCTGGATATAAAAATTCAATCATATGCGATTTTCTTAAAACCATGATTTTATTAGGGCCAGTTGGAGGAAAATTACTTCA
- the dprA gene encoding DNA-protecting protein DprA: MLELDWLALNLVSGLGIKTLNRLLSQYSSVSELIHSPAEQIQQKSGIPHSLALAITQAQNTRSFLIEKRLFESDSDLKLICYESENYPKLLKEIASPPLVLYCKGSLPSPQAPCLAFVGSRTCTVYGKRHTKRLIEEIAQIRPDTVVVSGLARGIDTVAHETALELGLKTIAVLAGGLQHIYPPENIPLAHEITKQGALISEFPLALKPLARNFPIRNRIISGLSLGTTITESKIKSGARITAGFALNQNREVFALPGPVDSPTSAGPNQLIASSAAKLVVSGSEILEELQLCGNKSDQTSFDFAQKNKQLLDKSNYSAEQWLALETIHHGVETIDSIHIASKIPIDRLLGILVELELTGILDSVGGQIYRLAENMDLP, from the coding sequence ATGCTTGAATTAGACTGGCTTGCACTCAATCTGGTTTCAGGACTCGGAATAAAAACCCTCAACCGATTACTATCCCAATACTCTTCAGTATCAGAGCTGATTCATTCGCCTGCAGAACAAATTCAACAAAAGTCAGGTATCCCTCACAGTTTGGCCCTGGCCATTACCCAAGCTCAAAATACAAGAAGTTTTCTGATTGAAAAACGGTTATTTGAATCAGATTCTGACCTCAAATTGATATGCTATGAATCTGAAAATTATCCTAAACTTTTGAAAGAAATCGCATCGCCCCCACTTGTGCTGTACTGCAAAGGCTCTCTGCCATCGCCCCAAGCCCCTTGCCTCGCATTCGTAGGTTCGCGAACCTGTACTGTTTATGGCAAACGCCACACCAAACGGCTGATTGAGGAAATTGCCCAAATTCGTCCAGACACGGTTGTGGTGAGTGGTCTCGCACGGGGAATTGATACGGTTGCCCATGAGACCGCCCTGGAATTGGGGCTAAAAACAATCGCTGTTCTGGCTGGAGGTCTACAACATATCTATCCGCCTGAAAATATTCCACTGGCCCATGAAATCACTAAACAAGGTGCATTGATCTCTGAATTTCCCCTGGCATTGAAACCTCTTGCCCGTAATTTTCCTATTCGCAACAGAATTATCAGCGGACTTTCTCTGGGGACCACAATCACTGAATCAAAAATTAAAAGCGGTGCCCGAATCACTGCCGGGTTTGCTCTGAACCAGAATCGGGAGGTTTTTGCGCTTCCAGGACCTGTAGATTCGCCCACCAGTGCCGGGCCCAATCAATTAATCGCATCATCTGCGGCAAAACTGGTGGTATCAGGCTCAGAAATTCTTGAAGAACTCCAACTGTGCGGCAATAAATCAGACCAAACCTCTTTTGACTTTGCACAAAAAAACAAACAATTGCTGGACAAAAGTAATTATTCTGCTGAACAATGGTTGGCTCTTGAAACCATTCATCATGGGGTCGAAACCATCGATTCCATTCATATTGCGTCAAAAATTCCGATTGATCGATTGTTAGGCATACTAGTTGAATTAGAACTCACCGGAATTCTTGACTCTGTCGGTGGACAAATTTATCGTCTGGCGGAGAACATGGACTTGCCATAG
- a CDS encoding PilZ domain-containing protein, with amino-acid sequence MTSKNIHQRNQQRFIINQEFLVKTASGNNHRVTIRNISLGGACLDWNEPCQPGDRLNICFSTDLVLESEIRWFQKNNDCNEIGVHFFDVDEVASIYLGEYIQTLLKRVP; translated from the coding sequence ATGACATCGAAAAACATCCATCAGCGCAATCAGCAAAGATTTATCATTAACCAGGAATTCCTTGTAAAAACAGCATCAGGGAACAACCACCGGGTGACAATTAGAAATATTTCCCTTGGTGGCGCTTGTCTGGACTGGAATGAACCCTGCCAGCCTGGAGATCGCCTGAATATTTGTTTTTCTACAGATCTGGTTCTTGAAAGTGAGATTCGCTGGTTTCAGAAAAATAATGATTGTAATGAAATCGGAGTTCATTTTTTTGATGTGGATGAAGTTGCCTCAATATATTTGGGAGAATATATCCAGACTTTATTGAAAAGGGTGCCATGA
- the smpB gene encoding SsrA-binding protein SmpB, whose amino-acid sequence MEKGAMNIKIIVTNRKAHFEYEIVQTFETGIELRGTEVKSLRLGKANISESYCAVSPAMEVFLINAHINHYDFGNRNNHDPLQARKLLLRKQEIRKLYGQSREKGLTLIPLKMYFKHGLVKVEIALVKGKKLHDKRESLKKDEAKIEIARNMKNGF is encoded by the coding sequence ATTGAAAAGGGTGCCATGAATATCAAAATCATTGTAACTAACCGCAAGGCACATTTTGAATATGAAATCGTTCAGACATTTGAAACCGGCATTGAACTGCGAGGAACAGAGGTAAAAAGCCTTCGCCTGGGCAAGGCCAATATTTCAGAAAGTTATTGTGCGGTAAGTCCTGCAATGGAAGTCTTTCTTATCAACGCACATATCAATCACTACGATTTTGGAAACCGCAATAACCATGATCCCCTTCAAGCCAGAAAATTGCTGCTTCGCAAACAGGAAATTCGTAAACTTTATGGTCAATCCCGCGAAAAAGGACTCACGCTGATCCCTCTGAAGATGTATTTCAAACATGGGCTGGTAAAGGTTGAAATTGCGCTGGTCAAAGGTAAAAAACTTCATGACAAACGTGAAAGTCTCAAAAAAGATGAGGCAAAAATAGAAATTGCCCGCAATATGAAAAATGGTTTTTAA